The Ictalurus furcatus strain D&B chromosome 12, Billie_1.0, whole genome shotgun sequence nucleotide sequence AGCTGGGTCATTTTCCCCTgatttctttgtctctctcctccACCTTTGCTTCGCCCTTCACTAAAATAAGCCAAGATACGGCAGGTTAGTACGACATCTTCATTGGTTAATGAAACCGGTTCATGAATAAGACACTTGGGGGGTTgcagttttaagaaaataatcaacgaagGGGTGGTGGGATTTACTGTTGGTTGAAATTTTCGTCAACGTTGGAATTCATTTCCAGCTTCAGAAATATCATCTATAATCAAAATCCTGAGGTTTATTCATCTTTGCTGTTCGTCTGCCCAGACGAGATGCCTGTtccaaagaagaaaaagaagaagaaggccaAGCCGGCGGAGAGCACGGAGGCGGCCGAGGTTCCTAAAGGTGAGATCACACGAGATCCTCAGCTCCAGCTTAAGTCATTCTTAAAAGGAGGATAAACCAAGGATTAAACAAAGAATTCACATTATTATTGCATCAGCAGCACCTTACCCAGTATGCAGTGCACAATTAGGAGGAATTCTTCAACCTCTTATAAgtacctttattattattattattattattattattattattattattccctgtTGATACCTACAGCAAATATCCCCCCTGAAAATTATTATAGCCTTTCAGAATTTTCTGTCAGAATTTACACTGGAAAATGTTTAACCACCACAAGGTCATAGCTCTGAGAGTCAATGAGGCGTGTTGAGAGACACTGTATTTTAAGCTATATGAAGGAAGCCAAACCAAATGTTATTGTGGACTACTCAAATAATAGTCATAGAAAAGCAGAGAGTTAGATGATTTGATTCAACTCAAGATACTGGTTCTCTTAAAGAATATCTTAAAGGGGCAGTTTGTgattttcaaacaaaacatatttttgtgAAGTCGTTGCAATGAGAACACTGACGAGCTTCCGTTTTTCCCTTAACTGACCTACTCGTGAAACTAGTTATGCTCTGTCAGTTTCCTTTTAAGGAAAAAGAGGCAAAGCTGATCAGCTGTGCAAGGCAGAGataatttctgggccagaaaaaatataaacagaagcCAGAAATGAAAATGCTAGCAGTATAACAATACTAGTATTTTTGAAATTATATTTTTGAGTTGATTCAGGTCTAGAAGTGTTTTTAAACTTTACAAACTGCCCCTTTAAGATGATAAGACGTGAATTTCCTGTTGAAGGAGCATACAGcctgtatgtaatgtaatggtTCTTTTACTTTAGGAGATGGCGGGATCGAGATGGGAGGCCTGCCCAGTCCGAGACAATCGGCGAGCCGAGAGCGTTTAACGCCCGAACCTCCTGAAAACCTGccacagacaaagaaaaagaagaagaaagctgAGACAGTCGGTGTGACTCAAAGCACAAAATAGCATAACATAATCGTGTATTAGGTGAAATGCAGTTTTCAGTTGATTGATCCATTTGGTGatgctgtgattggtcagatcaAGACGGCGATCAGGCCAACCTGGTGCTGAACAGCGACATGGCGGATCAGAACTCGGACGAGGAAACGACACGGAaaccgaagaagaagaagtgaatCATCAATAAAAGATGCTTCATGTTGTTACTATTTACTAATACAGTGTACTTTCCATTCAAATCCTTCATTcacttgtttttctgtctttgtctttACAGGACGAAGCCTAAAGTGACAGAAACGGAGCAGAATAATGACCTGGGCATCGAagatgatgacatcatcacaggCACCCAACCTCCGATCCCCCAGCATGCATTGTTCTCCGCTCCTCAGGGTCAAAGTCAACCTGTGGCCAAGGTGTTCATCGAGAGGGAACGTACGTTCACACTTTCACTGACCATGTAGTTCCATGGCCGGTGAACAAGACTTATTTTGTTCATCTTGCTGAGAGCAGCattcccacagtgaagcatggtggtggtagcatcatgttgacAGTTACTGTTGGCTTCTTTGTTGCTTCTCTGGACAACCTCTTCAAAgaagtataatataatatgtttaatattttaataatgtaaacaattttttaaaatatattttattataaccaAACCCTCTGactgatacttttccagaaggTTGTCCCAGATTCATTACAATAGTTCCTTGGTCTTCATAAtgctgttttacattttttaaaatctaaactATATTGACCCTCCCCCAGTATTATGGGTTATTTGGTTTAGATTCAACacaataattttaattaaatggaCAATCTATAAAATTTCAaaggggttgaatacttatgtaagtCACTGTATACAGTTTATCTAATCtataataagtgtgtgtttgtgtgtgtggggtcagGCCGTTTTCAGCCTGCTGAGCGTACAGTTCGGCGTAGGACCAGCAATCAGATGGAGCACAATTTCATGGACGTCCAGTCCACGTGGACCACCAGAGATGTGTCCATGAGGGTGCACCATGGCTTCAGgtgggtttttgtgatgtacagtgccttgcataaatattcacccccttaAACTTTTACACATTATGAAGCTGTAACTGAACCAgtcttaaataatttttttaaatgaactacTCCTTCAATATCACTCAATAATACCCGCATTCCTTTCCTGCAGGGTGATCGGCTTGTTCTCTCATGGCTTTCTAGCCGGTTATGCTGTTTGGAATATTATTGTGCTCTACGTATTGGCTGGAGATCAGATGAGCGCATTGCCAAACTTACTGCAGCAGTACTACAGTCTGGCCTACCCTGCACAGTGCCTCTTTTACTTCCTCCTGGCCCTTAGCACTGTTTCAGCCTTCGACAGGTAGGACACCGGAGGtgatttactgtttaaaaaaaaaacccaccctgaaacacattaaatatgtttatatggaaataaaaatgacttctgTTCCTCTTTTGTTAATGTTTAAGAGTGAATCTTGCCAGAGCACCAACCGCCATCAGGAGTTTCCTCACTCTCGATCCTGTGGCCCTCGCTTCCTTCTGTGAGTTTGTTTTCTAACTAATTCAGAAGTATTTGAGATGTGCTGTTCTGATTCTTCTGTGTGTACCCCCCAGTGTATTTCTCAGCTCTGGTCCTGTCTCTAAGCCAGCAGATGACTAGTGATCGTATTAATCTCTACCGCAGTGTGAACGCCTCACTATGGTGAGTCTCCTACGTAATACACAATGACCCACTGACTGAAGGCAGACAAGTCACATTCACTAATTTTGTGTAGGAGTTCCACATTGTAACAACAGAGTATGAGTTATCACTCATTATAGGCCAAAAGGGCAGAGGAGTTGATCAGCATATagatctggaatgattgacagttgcatAAGTGTTTCTGAGAGCTCCAACATTAACTCACACCCCTTAGGTGGCGTTGGTGGGAAACAATACCATTATATCTG carries:
- the tmem237b gene encoding transmembrane protein 237B isoform X2, giving the protein MTMDTDDEKVYSTRRRELPPISQVQKWGPRALPSLPSQDTADEMPVPKKKKKKKAKPAESTEAAEVPKAPYPVCSAQLGGILQPLIRDGGIEMGGLPSPRQSASRERLTPEPPENLPQTKKKKKKAETVDQDGDQANLVLNSDMADQNSDEETTRKPKKKKTKPKVTETEQNNDLGIEDDDIITGTQPPIPQHALFSAPQGQSQPVAKVFIERERRFQPAERTVRRRTSNQMEHNFMDVQSTWTTRDVSMRVHHGFRVIGLFSHGFLAGYAVWNIIVLYVLAGDQMSALPNLLQQYYSLAYPAQCLFYFLLALSTVSAFDRVNLARAPTAIRSFLTLDPVALASFLYFSALVLSLSQQMTSDRINLYRSVNASLWLPGSEHSVLYPWIIVQLVVTLLVGLAWVLVSTTPDVDYTEESLMAMKIEYPSVEEKGGISA
- the tmem237b gene encoding transmembrane protein 237B isoform X5 gives rise to the protein MTMDTDDEKVYSTRRRELPPISQVQKAKIRPWGPRALPSLPSQDTADEMPVPKKKKKKKAKPAESTEAAEVPKGDGGIEMGGLPSPRQSASRERLTPEPPENLPQTKKKKKKAETVDQDGDQANLVLNSDMADQNSDEETTRKPKKKKTKPKVTETEQNNDLGIEDDDIITGTQPPIPQHALFSAPQGQSQPVAKVFIERERRFQPAERTVRRRTSNQMEHNFMDVQSTWTTRDVSMRVHHGFRVIGLFSHGFLAGYAVWNIIVLYVLAGDQMSALPNLLQQYYSLAYPAQCLFYFLLALSTVSAFDRVNLARAPTAIRSFLTLDPVALASFLYFSALVLSLSQQMTSDRINLYRSVNASLWLPGSEHSVLYPWIIVQLVVTLLVGLAWVLVSTTPDVDYTEESLMAMKIEYPSVEEKGGISA
- the tmem237b gene encoding transmembrane protein 237B isoform X1; its protein translation is MTMDTDDEKVYSTRRRELPPISQVQKAKIRPWGPRALPSLPSQDTADEMPVPKKKKKKKAKPAESTEAAEVPKAPYPVCSAQLGGILQPLIRDGGIEMGGLPSPRQSASRERLTPEPPENLPQTKKKKKKAETVDQDGDQANLVLNSDMADQNSDEETTRKPKKKKTKPKVTETEQNNDLGIEDDDIITGTQPPIPQHALFSAPQGQSQPVAKVFIERERRFQPAERTVRRRTSNQMEHNFMDVQSTWTTRDVSMRVHHGFRVIGLFSHGFLAGYAVWNIIVLYVLAGDQMSALPNLLQQYYSLAYPAQCLFYFLLALSTVSAFDRVNLARAPTAIRSFLTLDPVALASFLYFSALVLSLSQQMTSDRINLYRSVNASLWLPGSEHSVLYPWIIVQLVVTLLVGLAWVLVSTTPDVDYTEESLMAMKIEYPSVEEKGGISA
- the tmem237b gene encoding transmembrane protein 237B isoform X6, giving the protein MKRFTAPEEESSRQFHRCRKRRYDRGVHVHCRLCQDEMPVPKKKKKKKAKPAESTEAAEVPKGDGGIEMGGLPSPRQSASRERLTPEPPENLPQTKKKKKKAETVDQDGDQANLVLNSDMADQNSDEETTRKPKKKKTKPKVTETEQNNDLGIEDDDIITGTQPPIPQHALFSAPQGQSQPVAKVFIERERRFQPAERTVRRRTSNQMEHNFMDVQSTWTTRDVSMRVHHGFRVIGLFSHGFLAGYAVWNIIVLYVLAGDQMSALPNLLQQYYSLAYPAQCLFYFLLALSTVSAFDRVNLARAPTAIRSFLTLDPVALASFLYFSALVLSLSQQMTSDRINLYRSVNASLWLPGSEHSVLYPWIIVQLVVTLLVGLAWVLVSTTPDVDYTEESLMAMKIEYPSVEEKGGISA
- the tmem237b gene encoding transmembrane protein 237B isoform X3; this translates as MKRFTAPEEESSRQFHRCRKRRYDRGVHVHCRLCQDEMPVPKKKKKKKAKPAESTEAAEVPKAPYPVCSAQLGGILQPLIRDGGIEMGGLPSPRQSASRERLTPEPPENLPQTKKKKKKAETVDQDGDQANLVLNSDMADQNSDEETTRKPKKKKTKPKVTETEQNNDLGIEDDDIITGTQPPIPQHALFSAPQGQSQPVAKVFIERERRFQPAERTVRRRTSNQMEHNFMDVQSTWTTRDVSMRVHHGFRVIGLFSHGFLAGYAVWNIIVLYVLAGDQMSALPNLLQQYYSLAYPAQCLFYFLLALSTVSAFDRVNLARAPTAIRSFLTLDPVALASFLYFSALVLSLSQQMTSDRINLYRSVNASLWLPGSEHSVLYPWIIVQLVVTLLVGLAWVLVSTTPDVDYTEESLMAMKIEYPSVEEKGGISA
- the tmem237b gene encoding transmembrane protein 237B isoform X4 codes for the protein MKRFTAPEEESSRQFHRCRNGVHVHCRLCQDEMPVPKKKKKKKAKPAESTEAAEVPKAPYPVCSAQLGGILQPLIRDGGIEMGGLPSPRQSASRERLTPEPPENLPQTKKKKKKAETVDQDGDQANLVLNSDMADQNSDEETTRKPKKKKTKPKVTETEQNNDLGIEDDDIITGTQPPIPQHALFSAPQGQSQPVAKVFIERERRFQPAERTVRRRTSNQMEHNFMDVQSTWTTRDVSMRVHHGFRVIGLFSHGFLAGYAVWNIIVLYVLAGDQMSALPNLLQQYYSLAYPAQCLFYFLLALSTVSAFDRVNLARAPTAIRSFLTLDPVALASFLYFSALVLSLSQQMTSDRINLYRSVNASLWLPGSEHSVLYPWIIVQLVVTLLVGLAWVLVSTTPDVDYTEESLMAMKIEYPSVEEKGGISA